A genome region from Euphorbia lathyris chromosome 4, ddEupLath1.1, whole genome shotgun sequence includes the following:
- the LOC136225709 gene encoding abscisic acid 8'-hydroxylase 4-like: protein MGYNNILIPICLFLSILLSFIKKITSKKVSSSPKLPPGSMGWPFLGETLQLYSQDPNLFFSTRQSRYGEIFKTHILGCPCVMLASPEAARFVLVANAHLFKPTYPKSKERLIGGSALFFHQGDYHFHLRKLVQSSLLPDSIKEYIPHIESIAISSLYSWSHDDDGHVINTFHEIKKISFQVGILSIFGLLDSNYIEKLNENYHIVEKGYNSFPTNIPGTAYHKALLARRRLRQILSEIICERKEKRLVEKDVLSRFLNYRDQNGNILKEDQIADNIIGVLFAAQDTTASVLTWILKFLHDDQNLLESVKAEQMAIYEANKAEKKSLSWGQTRNMPLTYRVILESLRMASIISFAFREAIIDVEYKGFLIPKGWKVMPLFRNIHHNPNIFSDPHIFDPSRFEVAPKPNTFIPFGNGVHACPGNELAKLEILIFIHHLVTKFRWKVEGPVNGIEYGPFPVPEGGLPARFWKEEST from the exons ATGGGTTATAATAATATTCTAATACCCATATGCCTCTTTCTCTCAATTCTTCTCTCTTTCATCAAAAAAATTACATCAAAAAAGGTATCATCTTCTCCTAAACTTCCTCCTGGTTCAATGGGTTGGCCATTTTTAGGTGAAACACTTCAACTTTACTCTCAAGACCCAAATCTCTTCTTTTCTACAAGGCAATCAAG ATATGGTGAAATTTTCAAGACCCATATACTTGGTTGTCCATGTGTGATGCTGGCTAGCCCAGAGGCAGCTAGGTTTGTGCTTGTGGCTAATGCTCACTTGTTCAAGCCAACTTACCCCAAAAGTAAAGAAAGGCTAATTGGGGGTTCTGCTTTGTTTTTTCATCAAGGAGATTATCATTTCCATTTGAGAAAACTTGTTCAGAGTTCTTTATTGCCTGATTCTATTAAGGAATATATTCCTCATATTGAATCTATTGCTATTTCTTCTCTCTATTCATGGAGTCATGATGATGATGGGCATGTCATCAACACTTTTCATGAGATTAAGAAG ATTTCATTCCAAGTAGGCATTCTTTCTATATTTGGTCTGCTGGATAGCAACTATATAGAGAAGCTAAATGAAAATTATCATATAGTTGAAAAAGGTTATAATTCTTTTCCAACTAACATTCCTGGAACTGCTTATCACAAAGCACTTCTT GCAAGGAGAAGACTAAGGCAAATCCTGAGTGAGATAATCTGTGAAAGAAAGGAGAAAAGATTGGTAGAGAAGGATGTATTGAGTAGATTTCTAAATTACAGGGACCAAAATGGAAATATTTTGAAGGAAGATCAGATTGCTGATAATATAATTGGAGTACTTTTTGCTGCTCAGGACACTACTGCTAGTGTTCTTACATGGATTCTTAAATTCCTACATGATGATCAGAATCTTCTAGAATCTGTTAAG GCTGAGCAAATGGCAATTTATGAAGCAAATAAAGCAGAGAAGAAGAGCTTGAGTTGGGGGCAGACTAGGAATATGCCACTTACATATAGG GTTATATTGGAGAGTTTAAGAATGGCCAGCATCATATCTTTTGCATTTAGGGAAGCAATAATTGATGTGGAATACAAgg GATTCTTGATTCCAAAAGGGTGGAAAGTGATGCCACTATTTAGAAATATTCATCATAATCCAAATATCTTTTCTGATCCTCACATTTTTGACCCATCTAGATTTGAG GTTGCACCAAAACCCAATACATTTATTCCATTTGGCAATGGAGTCCATGCTTGTCCTGGCAATGAACTTGCCAAGTTGGAAATTCTCATTTTCATCCATCATCTTGTTACTAAATTCAG GTGGAAAGTGGAGGGCCCAGTAAATGGAATTGAGTATGGCCCATTTCCAGTGCCAGAAGGAGGATTGCCAGCTAGATTTTGGAAAGAAGAATCAacttaa